The window ATTTGCTCTCCCTTGGCCCCTCGATAGTCCAGACAGTTCGGGCCGGATGCTTCATCTATCATTTGGGCTGTGGAAAGGCGAATTCCCCAGGACCGTTAGGATATTCGATGAATACAGGTCCCCGCGTTTGGGGGGTATCAGGAAACAGGTATTACTTTTGAAACCTCTGATCCAGGAGGCTGAGGCCAGCCGAGGAGAATCAGAGGAGGACTCCGAGCGCCGTTCAGAGCGCATGGAGGGGAGGGCCACCAGCGGGGAGTGAGGGCCAAAACCGACATACCGTGACCGGGTGGAGTAGCGCGCCAATGCAGCAAAATAGGGTGGTTCCTTGGCATTGATATTGCACCCCTATGCCCATCGGTGAATACTTGCGCAGCCGTCGCGTTCCCCATCGGTTACGTCGATGTCAACGTCAGTGGCGGCCAATCGAAGGCTACAACCTATGCGCAGCAGATGCTCGAGCAGCTGAAGAATCAGACTTTCAATCCTGGCCCCCTCAACCAAACCGATACTCCCGAGCCTGGGCACACCAGGACGTGGACGATCGCGCAGGAGCCGGGCACCAATCCGCCGAACCGTCTGGCGCGGATTCAAGTGACGGTCGTCTGGACACGAGGGGACCGGTCACAGACAGTCACACTCGAGACAATGCGGGCCAAATGATCGCGATGGAGAAACGGGTGGTCCATCACCCCACCCCACAGATCCGGCCACAAGAGTTCGGAGGAGGCGCGAAAAGTGCGATTCGCAGGTTGGCGCTCGGCATGGCGGACAACCGGGTCAAGATCAGAAAGAAACCGGGCCTCGATCGCGGCAGCTGATCGACATACTATCGGGCAATTCGCCAGCTTAAGATTACTTCACTATGCGAAAGCATGACTCCACAACCGACCATAATCCCTCTGAATGGAGGGGAGGAAAGACTTGGCCCATTTTTTGCTAGTTTTTTACTTGACAAACTCGAAAAGCAGGATTATTACGCTTACAAAATTGGTGAACGATTTGAAGGGACACTGGCCATCTATCTATAAGGAAAGGGTTTTGTGATGGTTTCACTCTTCAAAAGCCGAAAGCCTCTGTTGGGCGTGGATATTGGGACGAGTTCGGTAAAAACGGTCCAGCTCAAACCACACGGGAAGGGGTACGACCTCGTTCACATGGGAATTACGCCCCTGCCGCCGGAAGCGATCGTCGATGGCGCAATCATGGACGGCGGTGCCGTGATCGGTGCGATTCAGCAGATTTTCGACGAGCATAAGGTGACCGTCAAGGATGTCGCGGTAGCGGTCTCGGGGCATTCGGTGATTATCAAGCCTATCAAGATGCCATTGATGAAACCGCAGGAGCTTGAGGAATCGATCCAGTGGGAAGCCGAGCAACACATCCCCTTCGCCATTGAGGACGTGAACCTGGACTTTGAGATCCTGCAAAGCCCCCCAGGGGCTGTGGAAATGGATGTCCTGCTCGTGGCGGTAAAGAAGGATGTCATTGGTGAGTACCTCACCGTGGCCTCCTCCGCCGGGCTCAAAGTCGCCGTGGTGGATGTGGATGCCTTTGCCGTGGCAAATGCGTTCGAGGCGGCATACGAGGTCAACCCGAACGAGGTCACGGCCCTCTTGCATGTCGGGGCGGCAGTGACGACCATCACGATCCTGCGCGGAGGGGTCCTTGTTTTTACCCGGGACAGCGTCATCGGAGGGAACCGGTATAACGAATCGATCCAAAAGATGCTAGGGTTGAGCTACGAGCAAGCAGAGACGCTGAAACTGGGGGGGGAGGTTGATGGGTACACCGCGGCGGATAGTGAGTCGGCGCTCGATCTCGTCCACGCGGAGCTGGCCGGCGACATCCGACGCTCGATCGATTTCTTCCGTTCCGCTTCCGCGTCGGGTGTCATCCACCGGGTGTTGGTGAGCGGCGGCGTAGCGCGCCTTCCCCGCTTCATCCCTCACCTTGGCGAGGCCTTGGAGTTGCAGATAGAGGTCGCCAATCCATTCCGGCAGATGAAGGCGGACCCGAAACGGTTTGATCCAGAATACCTGGAGCACATCGGCCCTCAGTTGGTCGTCGGGGTCGGGCTCGCCTTACGGCAGCGGGGTGACCGATGATCAGAGTTAACCTTCTCCCCAGGGCTGTCCGCACCGCTGGTGAGCGCGACTGGCGATCGCTCGCCGGCGGGGCCGCGGCTGGGCTCATCATACTGATCATGCTATTCATGTGGTGGGGGGTCTCTAGGCAGGCAGGGTCACTCAGGAAAGAGATCACATCGATGCAGGCAGAACTCAAGCAGCTGGAGATAGTGGCGAAACAGGTTGATCAGTTCAAGAAAGAGAAGAAGACCCTCGAGGAGCGGCTCAAGGTGATCCAGCGGCTCCTTGCATCTCAAAGCGTGCCGGTCCACCTGCTGCAGGCATTGAGCGAGCAGCTGACCGATGAGCTATGGCTCACTTCGGTCTCGAAGGCCGGGACGAGGCTGACGATTCGGGGGTATTCCTTCACCGATTTTGGGATTGCCAATTTTATGACCCGGCTGAGCGGGACCGCTCCCTTACTACGGGACATCGAACTCGTGGTTTCGGAGCAGGCCGAGGTGCAAAAGATCACTATAAAGAAGTTCGAGATCGTCTGCAGGATAATGGGCTGATCCACCTGGGGGGATGTCCATGGACCTCAAAGGGCTTTTTGCGAATACACCGAAAAGGCAACTTTATCTGTTGCTGGGAATCGCGGGTGCGGGCTTTGTGGCCGTCTGGTGGATGTACCTTTATACGCCGGCCCGGAATGAACGGGACAGTCTGTCCGGCCAGAGAGCCCGGCTCGAGCAGGATCTCTTTCAGAAGCGGCGGCTTCGCCTAGAGCTTCCCAAGCTGAAGAAAGCCCGGGAGGAACTTCAGCGGGATCTCGCGAAGGCCGTTCGTGCTCTTCCGGAAGAGAAGGAAATTCCGAATCTCCTGACAGAGATCAACCGTCTGGGGCAGGATTCAGGCCTGGTTTTTACCCTCTTTAAGCCCGGTAAACCGAAGCGGGACGAATTCGTGAACCGGATTCCCATTAAGATAAAGGCACAGGGGGATTATCACGAGCTGGGCCACTTTTTTGAGCAACTCAGCCGGATGGAGCGTATCGTAAATATCACCGACCTCAAACTAGAGCAGACCAAGAAGTCCCGGGGGAGGACGAGGGAAGCCACCATTTTGGGAGAATTTACCGCAACGACCTATACCTTTGGAGGCGCGGAAGAGGGCGCCCAAGAGGGCGCGCAGGGGAGGAGAAAGAGATGAGACCTTTTGCTCTCAGTCTCCTGCTCCTCAGTGTGGTGCTCGCAGGGTGCTCTTCTGAACCGCCACCGCAACAAGCACCCACTTCCCGCCCACCCCAAGCGAAGCGTACCGCGATGGCGCGACAAGGGGAGTCCTCTACCGCACGCGCCAGGGCCCCCAAGGGTCTCGGGCCGGCGCGGTACCGTCCGGAGGGACGGCGTGACCCCTTTCACCCTCTCGTGGAACCCCCGAGCGAAGAGACGGCCATCGACGTCGGCGGCTATAAGCTCTCGGGGATCGTTTGGCAAAGGAACCAGTATTTCGCGCTCCTCGAGACGCCGGACGGCCTGGGGCACATTTTGAGGGTAGACGACCGCCTGGGCCCTGACGCGCGGGTGAAGGAAATCACGAAAGATGCAGTCCTCATTGAGATGAAGGGTGGCAAGGTGGCCGGCCGGCCACGGGTCCGAACGATTAGGCTAGAGCTCGAGAAAAAGGAGGGAAGATAATGGAGCGGGAAACGACCTCCCAGACCTCCCGGTGGGGCGTAGGGGTTTTGGTGGGGGTGGTCACGTTCTCATGGATTGTGATGCCCACCGTATTGGTTCCGACCGCGCCAGGAGCGGCACTGGCCCATGCGGCCACCCCGACTGCCGCTCCCAACCGGGTGACCGGTGTCGAATTGGGAGGGGTCGGCCCGGATTCCGTGATCGTTCTGATCAAGACCGACCATAAAGTGGAAAGTTATGAATCCTTCGCTCTTCCTGACCCACCCCGGGTGGTGATCGATATCCCCAACGCGGTCCACGCGGTCCCCAAATCATTGAAAGCCGAGGGACCGATCAGGCAGATCAGGAGTTCTCAGTATAAGACCCGGCCCGTCAAGGTCGTCCGGATCGTCGTTGATTTGACCACCAATTTACCCTACCACGTCAATACGGCTCCTGATGAATTGCAGGTTGCGATCGGGGAGGCCGCGCTCGTGGCGGAGAAGCCCGAGCCTCCGGCGATCGCACAGGCTGCGCCCGAGGTCGAAGCAGAGATGGAGTTGTCCGCGCCGCCCCTGGAAGAGGAGGAGGGACAGGTACACAGCATTGACTACAGGCCCCAGAATGGGCAGGCCAAACTACTCGTCCGGACCAGCGGAGAAGTCACCTTTGACGTATCCGAAACCGGTACGCCTCCGGGTCTCGTTGTGGACGTGAGCGGTGCGGTTATTGATCCGAAGGCTGCCAAAGTTCTCGACGTCAGGCAGTTACCAGGACCAGTGCAGCGTATCCGATCGACCCAGTACAGCCTCGAGCCAGAGAAGGTGGTCCGGATCGTTGTGGATCTGAAAGGAAAGGTGCGCCACGAGGCAGTCCAGACTCCCCAAGGCATCATCCTCTCACTCCAGGGAGTGACTGCCGTGGCAGCCCCTCCTCAACCATCTCCGGAGCCCCTCGTCGGGCAACCTGCGCCTGTTACTCCTGTTGTTGCTCCTGTCCCTTCCGCTCCTCCCCCTGCTCCGGTCGCACCGGTGGTGTTCGTTCCTCCAGAGGCCCCCGCTGAGCCGGAGATTGCCCGCCTCTCCATGGACTTCAAGGATGCCGATGTCAATAACCTGCTTCGGATCATCGCGGAGGTGAGCGGTCAGAATGTTGTGGCCGGCGAGGATGTCAAGGGGAAAGTGACGGTCCGCCTGATCGATGTCCCCTGGGATCGGGCACTCGACAATATCTTGCGGATCAATGGGCTTGGCTTCGTCCGGGAGGACAACATCATCCGGGTGGCCAAGCTGTCCTCCATTCGCAAGGAGAGGAGTGAGCGCCGCAAAGAACTTGTGGATGAGATGGAGGAGCCGGTCGCACCGCTCACGACGGCGATCATTCGGGTGAGCTACGCCGATGCGAAGAAGATGGTACAGAGCCTGAGTAAGATCAAGAGCAAGCGCGGGAGCATCTCGGTGGACGATCGGACGGCGTCGCTTCTCATTCAAGATACCGAGGCCAATATCGAGAAGATGCGGACCGTCTTGCGGGAACTGGATACGCCGACCGCGCAGGTGATGATCGAGGGCCGGATCGTGACCGTCGCTTCAGAACACACTCGCTCCCTCGGCATCCAGTGGGGCTTTCAACGGACTCACGTAGACCTTGGTGGCCCCGCGGGGAGGAACCCGTTTGTTCTCTCTCAGCTCTTCGGCGACACAGCGGGAACCCTGCCAACTCCTGTAACTCCTGCTGGACTTACACCCGCGGTTACCGCAGGCGTCCCGGCAGCGGTCAACCTGCCGATTCCGGGCCCCGCCGGCGCGATTGGGGTCGTCGTGGGGAAGATAAACGATACGTTGAGACTCCAAGCTCAGCTTACCGCCCTGGAAGAAGAGTCGCTGGCCCGAACCCTCTCCAGCCCACGGATCATGGCCCTGGACAATGAAGAAGCGGTGATTGAGCAAGGGGAGGAAATCCCCTTTACCACGGTCGACTCCTCGGGCCGGACCACGGTGACTTTCAAGAAGGCGGTCCTGAGCCTCACGGTCACCCCCCACGTCACGGCCGATCGGCGGGTCTTTATGAGGGTCAGAGTCACGGATGACACTGTGGGTGAGCAAATCACGTTCGCAGGCGGGTTCGCCTTTTCGTTTAATAGAAATGAAGCCACGAGCAGCCTTTTAGTCGACGATGGCACGACCGTCGTCATCGGGGGGGTCCG is drawn from Candidatus Methylomirabilota bacterium and contains these coding sequences:
- a CDS encoding PilN domain-containing protein codes for the protein MIRVNLLPRAVRTAGERDWRSLAGGAAAGLIILIMLFMWWGVSRQAGSLRKEITSMQAELKQLEIVAKQVDQFKKEKKTLEERLKVIQRLLASQSVPVHLLQALSEQLTDELWLTSVSKAGTRLTIRGYSFTDFGIANFMTRLSGTAPLLRDIELVVSEQAEVQKITIKKFEIVCRIMG
- the pilQ gene encoding type IV pilus secretin PilQ, whose amino-acid sequence is MERETTSQTSRWGVGVLVGVVTFSWIVMPTVLVPTAPGAALAHAATPTAAPNRVTGVELGGVGPDSVIVLIKTDHKVESYESFALPDPPRVVIDIPNAVHAVPKSLKAEGPIRQIRSSQYKTRPVKVVRIVVDLTTNLPYHVNTAPDELQVAIGEAALVAEKPEPPAIAQAAPEVEAEMELSAPPLEEEEGQVHSIDYRPQNGQAKLLVRTSGEVTFDVSETGTPPGLVVDVSGAVIDPKAAKVLDVRQLPGPVQRIRSTQYSLEPEKVVRIVVDLKGKVRHEAVQTPQGIILSLQGVTAVAAPPQPSPEPLVGQPAPVTPVVAPVPSAPPPAPVAPVVFVPPEAPAEPEIARLSMDFKDADVNNLLRIIAEVSGQNVVAGEDVKGKVTVRLIDVPWDRALDNILRINGLGFVREDNIIRVAKLSSIRKERSERRKELVDEMEEPVAPLTTAIIRVSYADAKKMVQSLSKIKSKRGSISVDDRTASLLIQDTEANIEKMRTVLRELDTPTAQVMIEGRIVTVASEHTRSLGIQWGFQRTHVDLGGPAGRNPFVLSQLFGDTAGTLPTPVTPAGLTPAVTAGVPAAVNLPIPGPAGAIGVVVGKINDTLRLQAQLTALEEESLARTLSSPRIMALDNEEAVIEQGEEIPFTTVDSSGRTTVTFKKAVLSLTVTPHVTADRRVFMRVRVTDDTVGEQITFAGGFAFSFNRNEATSSLLVDDGTTVVIGGVRKRTTRFNENKVPFLGSIPVLGWLFKNRTEDLKPRTAELLIFITPTIIELSPRAQR
- the pilO gene encoding type 4a pilus biogenesis protein PilO, translated to MDLKGLFANTPKRQLYLLLGIAGAGFVAVWWMYLYTPARNERDSLSGQRARLEQDLFQKRRLRLELPKLKKAREELQRDLAKAVRALPEEKEIPNLLTEINRLGQDSGLVFTLFKPGKPKRDEFVNRIPIKIKAQGDYHELGHFFEQLSRMERIVNITDLKLEQTKKSRGRTREATILGEFTATTYTFGGAEEGAQEGAQGRRKR
- the pilM gene encoding type IV pilus assembly protein PilM; this encodes MVSLFKSRKPLLGVDIGTSSVKTVQLKPHGKGYDLVHMGITPLPPEAIVDGAIMDGGAVIGAIQQIFDEHKVTVKDVAVAVSGHSVIIKPIKMPLMKPQELEESIQWEAEQHIPFAIEDVNLDFEILQSPPGAVEMDVLLVAVKKDVIGEYLTVASSAGLKVAVVDVDAFAVANAFEAAYEVNPNEVTALLHVGAAVTTITILRGGVLVFTRDSVIGGNRYNESIQKMLGLSYEQAETLKLGGEVDGYTAADSESALDLVHAELAGDIRRSIDFFRSASASGVIHRVLVSGGVARLPRFIPHLGEALELQIEVANPFRQMKADPKRFDPEYLEHIGPQLVVGVGLALRQRGDR